The following nucleotide sequence is from Futiania mangrovi.
TCCGTTCCGCGACCGTGCCGGTCGCCGCCGCGCTGCTGGCGCTGCTGCTGGCCGCCTGCGTTCCGACCGCGCGCCCCGGCACGCCTTTGCCCCAGCCGCAGCCGCGCGGTTTCGTGATCGAGGGTGAGCTTGGCTACCGGGAGCGTATCGCCCTTCCGCCGGGCGTGACGGCGCTCGTCACGCTGACGGAGGAGCGCACCGGCCGCGTTGTCGCGGAACGGCGCTGGCGTCCAGGCCGGCAGGTTCCCCTGCCCTTCGCGCTGGAGATCGACCCGGCACGTCTCGACCGCGATGCCTTCTACGTGCTCGAAGGCGGCATCCTCGAGAACGGAGGCGCGATCTGGATCACCGACGAGATCCCGGTGGAGTTCGGCCGCGCAGCCACCCGCGGGCGCATCGACGTCGGCACGCTGATGATGGAGCGCCCGCTTCCCGGCGGCTTCGCGAGCCTGATGCGCTGCGGCGCGGACGAGGTGCGCATCGCCTCGGGCCGCGACCGGCTTCTGATGACGCACCGCAACCGCACGTACGAGATGGTGCGTGTGCGCAGCGGCTCGGGCGCGCGCTACGAGGCCGTGAACGATCCCTCCACGACCTATTGGAGCAAGGGCGAGCGCGCGACCGTTGCCATCCGCGGGCGCACCCTGCCCGAATGCACGATCGTCCGCGACGACGCACAAGCCTCCGTGAGCGGCCCCGCGCTGCCCTTCCGCGCACAAGGCAACGAGCCGGGGTGGACGCTCGACATCACCCGGCGCGGCATGACCTATTCAGGCGACTACGGCCAGACGCGCGTCTCGACCCCGCTGCCGGAGCCTGTGCGGATTCGCGGCGGCGTGCGCTACACCGCGCGGACGGAGGCGGGCACCCTCTCCGTCAGCATCCTGGAGCGCGCCTGCAACGACAGCATGAGCGGCATGCCCCACCCCTACTTCGTGCGCGTCGCAGTGAACGGCCGCTGGCACGACGGCTGCGGAGGACGCCCGATGGACCTTCTGACCGGCGACTGGATCGTGACCGAGCTTGCCGGGCGCGGCGTGTCGGCGAGTGCGCAGGGCACCATCAGCTTCGGCACGGACGGCCGCGTCTCGGGCCGCGCCTTCTGCAACCGCTACAATGGCAACTACCGCCTGACGGGCGAGACGCTGACCTTCTCCCGCCTCGCGGCGACGAAGATGGCCTGCCCGCCCGCGCAGATGGATCTCGAATCCCGCTTCTTCGGCCTACTGGGAGAGGTGCGCCGCTTCGGCATCGCCAGCAATGGCGCGCTGGTCCTGCATACCGACGGCGGCGGGCGCATCGTGGCGCGCCGCGCGGACTGAAGCCTGCGTCAGCCGCCGTCGCCGGGCGGTTTTCCGCGCAGGCTCTTCACCGCGCCGCGCTTCTTCTTCGTTTCGATGCGGCGGCGCTTGGAGCCGAGCGTCGGCCGCGTCGGCACCCGCCGCTTGGGTCGTTCCAGCGCGCGCAGGATCAGGGCCTTGAGGCGTTCGCGCGCGGCTTCCCGGTTGCGGGGCTGGTCGCGGTGCTCCTTCGCCTGGATGACGATCACCCCCTCCTTCGTCGCCTTCTGACCCGCGAGCCGCAGCAGCCGGGGCACCGCCCAGTGCGGCAGTCCCGTGTCGGCGCGCACGTCGAAGCGCAGTTCGACCGCGCTCGCGACCTTGTTCACGTTCTGCCCGCCGGGCCCGTCGGCGCGCACGAAACGCTCCTCGAGCGCCGCCTCGTCGATCACGATCTCGTCATTGATACGCATGGCCTCGTCCCGCGCGGGAAGTGTCCGTTTTCAAGCCTCGCGCGCGACACTACCATCCCGGCAGGATCCGCGTCAGGGAGTGAAGGGCATGAGCGCAGATACCGAATCCCCCTCCGGCACCGGCCCGCGCCGCGTGGTGGCGTGGGACCTGCCGACGCGGCTTTTCCACTGGGCGCTCGTCGCCTGCATCGCCGTTTCCTGGTTCTCGATCGAGACGGACCGCACCGACCTTCACGTCCAGGCGGGCTATGTGGCGCTGGGCCTGATCGTCTTCCGGATCATCTGGGGCATCGTCGGCAGCCGCACGGCCCGCTTCGCCGACTTCGTACGCTGGCCGGGGGCGGCACTTGCCTATCTGCGCGACACGTTCGCCGGACGGGCGCGGCGCAGCCTGGGACACAACCCGGCGGGCGGCTGGTCGGTCGTCCTGCTGCTGGGGCTGGTGGGCGCGCAGGCCACGCTCGGCCTGTTCGCGAACGACGACATCTTCACTGAGGGACCGCTGGCAAAGTACGTCTCGGGCGCGACCTCCGACCTTGCGACCGAGATCCACGAGACCCTGTTCAACGTGCTGCTCGCCTTCATCGCGCTGCACGTTATCGTGGTGATCGCCTACAGGCTGAAGGGCGAGAACCTGATCGCGCCCATGGTCACGGGCCGCAAGTCGTGGGACCCGCAAAAGGACGGCGAGGCACGTCAGCGCCTCGCCCCCCTGTGGCTCGCGGCCGCGGCGGCAGGATGCGCCGCGGCCCTTGTCTGGTATGTCGTGACGCAGCTCTAGGAGCGAAGGCCGCCCCTACTTCGTCCGGTAGTCGTCGTGGCACGCCTTGCAGGTACCGCCGAGCGCCTTGAGCTGCTCGCCCCCGGCATTGCCCGCCTCTGCCGCCGACGCGAGGTTGCGGGCCGCGACGACGAGGTTTTCCATCTTGCCCTCGAAACCCGCCCAGTCGGTCCAGATCGCCTCCGTCGCGGTTGTCTTCTCCGCGCCCTGGCCGTGCGTGTTCTGGCGGAACGCCTCGAGCGCCGTCATCGCCGACATGTAGAGCGCGGGCGCATGCTTCTTCAGGTCTTCCGCCGTGCCGGCCTTGCCGGTGATGATCGCGGCGGACGCCTTGGTGTGGCCGCCGATCGCCTGCATCACGGCCTTGCGGTACTTGATCGCCTCGTCCGGCTCGGCCTCGGCGAGTGCGACACCCCCCGCAAACGGCACGAGCATCGCACCGGCAATCGCAAGTTTTGTCCACATGCGCATGGATGGCTCTCCCTTTCCCCTGTCAGGCGGCCGGATTCGGACCGCACCCGATGAAAACGCTAGCAGCACCAATCCATTCCCGCCGGTTCACATTTCCGTGAGGTGAGACGCAGCGCCCGCAGCCGACAGCGCTTGAGTTGCGTCGCGCGCGGGGCTACATCCGGCGGATCATGGCACCACCCCTTCTCCAGCTTCGCGGCCTCGGTCTCAGTTTCGGCGGCAAGCCGCTGCTCGACGGCGCCGACCTTTCGGTCGAGCCGGGCGCGCGCATCGGCCTCGTCGGGCGCAACGGGTCGGGAAAGTCGACGCTGCTGAAGATCGCAGCGGGCCTCGTCGACGCGGACGCGGGCGAGGTGTTCCGCGACCCCAAGGCGACGATCCGCTATCTGCCGCAGGAGCCGGACCTCAAGGGCTACCCGACCGTCATCGCCTATGTCACCTCCGCGCTGGGCCCGGTGGACGATCCCTCGCGTCCCGCGATGCTGCTGGAGGCGCTGGGCGTCGACGGCAACGCCGACCCGAAGACACTGTCGGGGGGCGAGGCGCGCCGCGCCGCGCTGGCCCACGTCCTTGCGCCCGATCCTGACGTGCTGCTACTGGACGAGCCGACGAACCACCTCGACCTCCCCGCCATCGAATGGCTGGAAGGGGAGCTTGCGCGCGCCCGCGCGGCCATCGTCCTCATCAGCCACGACCGCCGCTTTCTGGAGCGTCTGACGAGGGCGACCGTCTGGCTCGACCGCGGGCAGACCCGGCGCATGGAGCAGGGCTTCGCGGGGTTCGAGGACTGGCGCGACCAGGTGCTGGCGGAGGAGGAGCGGTCCGCCCACAAGCTCGACCGCAAGATCGCCATGGAGGAGGACTGGGTCCGCTACGGCGTCACCGCGCGGCGCAAGCGCAACATGCGCCGGATGCGGGAGTTGCAGGACATGCGCACCGCCCGGCGCGAGATGCGGCGCGCGCAAGGCACCGTCGCCTTCTCGACCGCGGATGCCGAAACCTCCGGCAAGCTGGTGATCGAGGCCGAGGGCATCTCGAAAAGCTGGCCGGGCGTCGACGGCGCGCCCCTCGCCGTCGTGCGCGACCTCAGCCTGCGCGTGATGCGCGGCGACCGGCTGGGCATCGTCGGCCCGAACGGCGCGGGCAAGACGACGCTGCTGAACCTTCTGACCGGCGCGCTCGCCCCCGACGAGGGCAAGGTGAAGCTCGGCACGAAGCTGGAGATCGTGACCCTCGACCAGCGGCGCGAGAGCCTTGCGCCCGACACGACGCTCGCCGACGCGCTGACCGGCGGGCGCGGCGACCAAGTGGCGGTCGGCGGCGAGATGCGGCACGTCACGGGCTATCTCAAGGACTTCCTGTTCCAGCCGAACCAGGCGCGCCAGCCCGTGAAGTCGCTGTCGGGCGGAGAGCGCGGGCGGCTGATGCTGGCGCGCGCGCTGGCGCGCCCGGCGAACCTTCTGGTGCTGGACGAACCGACGAACGACCTCGACCTCGAGACGCTGGACCTGCTGCAGGACCTGCTGGCCGAGCATCCGGCGACCGTGCTGCTGGTCAGCCACGACCGGGATTTCCTCGACCGCGTGGCGACGTCCGTGCTGATGGCGGAGGGGAACGGGCGCTGGGTCGAATATGCAGGCGGCTATTCCGACATGGTGGCGCAGCGCGGCGCGGGCGTGACGGCGAAGGCCGCTCCCCGGGACTCAGGGCGCGAGACTGGGCGCGACACCGCCGCCCGGGCCGAGCAGGCGGCGGAGCGTCCCCGCGAGAAGCCGCGCACGGCGAAGCTCAGCTTCAAGCAGAAGCACGCGCTGGAAACGCTTCCCCGCCGAATCGAGGCGTTGCAGGCGGAAATCGCGGCCCTTCAGACGGCGCTGGCCGACCCCGCCCTCTTCACCCGCGACCCGGACGGCTTCGCGGCGAAGTCGAAACGGCTGGAGGCCGCCCAGACCGACCTCGACGCCGCCGAAACCGAGTGGCTGGAACTGGAACTCCTCCGCGAGGAGATCGGGGGGTAGGGTCCAGTCCTAGCCCGCAGCGGCTGAGGGTCTGCGATGAAGAAGGAAAACGCCTCCAATCCCTGCGATCACGAGTCCCAGCGGCACAGCTTCATTCACGCGTCCAGGAACGGTCGATTGATCGAGCACCCACAAACCTCGCGTTTCGCAGGGGGCGCCTGCCGCAGATGGACAAATCTGCCCAGGAAATTCGTCAGACTCGAAATAGGAAATCGACCAGATAGGCGTGCCGGAACTTGCCATTATGAGAGTGCCGAAATCCGCCGAGAACAGAATGCTCCCCTGAAGAAGGGGGTCAAAAACGCCAGAAAACTGAAAGTCCCCGGAACCGTTCGAGGCAGAGTGAGAGAAAACCTCATCGCCAGGAGCAAGTCCGCCAATGCAGCCAGTAAACAGCCCCGCACAGTCACCCCTATAAGTACTCTCCGAGCGAAAGGTGAACTGGAGGACGGGCGATATGTCGATTGGTACGGCAAGCGCAGGACTACCGGAGATCGAGACAGCCCCACTGCCTGAAAGCCATGCAGCATCGGAGATTTCAATCTGCCCAGTCATGGGCCCATAGCGCGCATCCGTATCAATTTCCTGCCAGTTGTAGATAACACCAGCCTGAACGGAACCTGCACAAAATGCAGAAGCCATCGATGCTGCGCAAAGAAAGGCGTACTTCAGCATATGTTCTCCTCCCACAAGGCCTACCCTTGTGGGCAAGCAACATTCGCGCCAATTCGTTAATCATATTTTGCCCGAGAAATCAGAACCCCGAGCCGACAGGAAAGCTAGAATGATAAAGACGCCTTACAGCGAGTAGAAACTCATTACACCTCAACGCAGAAGGGGCTCAGCCTCCCCGGCCAAGCCCCTCGTTCGCTCTGCGGTTGCGTGCGTGCGGGCGGGCGTGCGCGCCCCGCGAGAGTGACGCCCGCCGCCGCGCCTAGTCCTTCACGTCGGCCGCGACCTTCATGGAGACGATGCGGTCCGGATCGGTGACGAGGCCGTTCTGGCGGCTGTCGCCCTTCTTGATCTGGTCCACGTGCTCCATCCCCTCGACCACCTGGCCCCAGGCCGTGTACTGGCCGTCGAGCCAGTCGGCCTTCTGGAACACGATGAAGAACTGGCTGTTCGCGCTGTTCGGGTTCTGCGAGCGCGCCATGGAGAGCACGCCGCGGTCGTGCTTCACGTCGTTGAACTCGGCCCGCAGGTCCGGCAGGTCCGACCCGCCCATGCCCGTGCCGGTCGGGTCGCCCGTCTGCGCCATGAAGCCGTCGATCACGCGGTGGAACACGATGCCGTCGTAGAAGCCGCGCCGCGCCAGCGTCTTGATCCGTTCCACATGGTTCGGGGCCTTGTCGGCGAACAGCTCGATCACGACGCGGCCGGTCTTCAGTTCGAGGTAGATCGTGTTTTCAGGGTCTTTCATCTGGAATGCCTCCGCAGCGGTAACGGTTAGAAACATGAACGCCGCGAGGGCGGACACGAGGGACTTCATGCTGGGCAACTCCCGGCTGTCAGGGGGATGGCGTCATCTCTGCGCCGCGACGCGGGCCGTCAGGGCCTCGGCCACGGCGGGCGTGACGAAGTTGGACACGTCCCCGCCCAGCCGCGCGATCTCCTTCACGAGGCGCGAGGCGATGGGCTGGTACTTCACGTCGGCCATCAGGAACACCGTCTCGATGTCGTCGTTGAGATAGGAGTTCATGCCGACCATCTGGAACTCGTACTCGAAGTCGGAGACCGCGCGCAGGCCCCGCACGATGGATTGGGCCCCCACCTCCTCCGCGAAGTGCACGAGCAGGTTGTCGAAGGGCCTGACCACGATCTCGCCCCGCCCGTCGCCGGAATAGGGCTTCAATTCCTGCTCCACCAGGGCCACGCGCTCCTCCAGCGTGAAGAGCGGCCCCTTGTCCCGGTTGATCGCCACCCCGATCACCAGCCGGTCGAACATCTTGGCCGCGCGGGCGATGATGTCGATGTGGCCGAGGGTGATCGGGTCGAAGGTTCCCGGGTAGAGGCCGATCCGCATGGTGTGTCGCATCCCTTCCTTGGTGTGTGCCCCGGGGCGGTTCAGTCGCCGCCCTCTTGAGGTCCGTCCCCCGCGGGGGGGCCGTCGTTCGCGGTGGGCGCTGGCGCATCGCCGTCCCCGCCGCCGTTCTCGTCGTCCTCGTCGTCGTCCGCACCGCTCTCGGCGAGGCGCGCGACGGAAACGACCTGCTCATCCGGTCCGGTGCGGAAGACGGTCACGCCCGCCGCGCCGCGGCCCTGGATCGAGATGTCGGAGACGCGCGTGCGGATCAGCTGGCCCGCGTTGGAGACGAGCACGATCTCGTCCGTCGGCTCCACCCGGAAGGCCGCCGCGACCGTGCCGCGGCCCTTGCCCCCCTCCGCCGACGCGGGGAAGAGCTGCACGCCCTGCCCGCCCCGCCCGATGGTCCGGATGCGGTGCGCGGACACGCGCTTGCCATAGCCCTTGGTGGAGATGACGAGCACGAACTGTTCGAGCGCCGACAGCTCCGTATACCGCTCCATCGACAGGGACACGGCCTCGCCGCCCGCGCTCTCGTCCTCGTCCATCGCCTCCTCGACCGCCTCGGCACCGTCGCGCAGCGTCGCGCTCGCCTGCCGGAAGTAGGCATCCCGCTCCGCCACCTCCATCTCCACGTGGGAGAGGACGGTGAGGCCGATCACCTCGTCCCCCTTGGCGAGCCTGATGCCCCGCACGCCGGTCGACTCGCGGCCCTTGAAGACGCGCACGTCGGTCACGGGGAAGCGGATCGTGCGCCCGAGGCGCGTGGTGAGCAGGCAATCGTCGTTCTCGGTGCAGATGCGCACGGAGATGAGACGCTCCCCCTCGTCCAGTTTCATGGCGATCTTGCCGTTCGAGCGGACGTTCACGAAGTCCGACAGCTCGTTGCGGCGGATGTTGCCGCGCGAGGTGACGAAGACGACGTGCAGGCTGCCCCAGTCTTCCTCCGGCCGGTCGACGGGAAGAACGGTCGCGATGCTCTCCCCCTCCGACAGCGGCAGGAGGTTGACCATCGCCTTGCCGCGCGATTGCGGCGTGCCGATGGGCAGGCGCCAGACCTTCAGCATGTAGGCCATGCCGGCGGTGGAGAAGAACAGCACCGGCGTCAGCGTGTTGGCGACGAAGATGCGGGTGACGAAATCCTCCTCCCGCGTCGCCATGCCGGAACGCCCGCGCCCGCCGCGCTTCTGCGCGCGGTAGGTGTCGGCGGGAACGCGCTTGATGTAGCCGCCGTGCGTCACCGTGACGACCATGTCCTCCGGCGCGATCAGCGACTCGTCGTCAAGCTCGCCCTCGATGTCGAGGATCTCGGTCTTGCGGGGCGTGGCGAAGGCGTTGCGGATCTCCATGAGTTCCGAGCGGATGATCTCCATGACGCGCACGCGCGAGCGCAGGATGTCCAGATAGTCGGCGATCTTCTCGCCCAGCTCGGTCAGCTCGTTGCCGATCTCGTCGCGGCCGAGCGCGGTCAGGCGCTGCAGGCGCAGGTCGAGGATCGCGCGGGCCTGCTCCTCCGACAGGCGGAACGTGCCGTCGTCTTCGAGCTTGTGGCGCGGGTCGTCGATCAGGCGGATGAAGGGGATCATCTCGCCCGCGGGCCAGGCGCGCGCCATCAGCTGCTCCCGCGCGGTGGCGGGATCGGGCGCGGCGCGGATGAGGCGGATCACCTCGTCCACGTTCGCCACCGCGACCGCGAGGCCGACGAGCACGTGGGCGCGGTCGCGCGCCTTGTTGAGCAGGAACTTCGTGCGGCGTGCGATCACCTCCTCGCGGAAGGTGAGGAAGGCCATGAGCAATTGCTTGAGGTCGAGTTGCTCCGGCCGTCCCGCGTTCAGCGCCAGCGCGTTCACCCCGAAGGTCGTCTGCAGCTGGCTGTAGCGGAACAGCTGGTTCAGCACGATCTCGGCATTGGTGTCGCGCTTCAGCTCGACCACCACGCGGATGCCGAGACGGTCGGATTCGTCGCGCAGGTCGGAGATGCCCTCGACCCGCTTCTCACGGACGAGTTCCGCGATCTTCTCGACCAGCGAGGCCTTGTTCACCTGGTAGGGGATCTCGTGGACGATGATCGCCTCGCGGTCCTTGCCCACCTGCTCGATCGAGGTCTTGGCGCGGATGGTGACGGAGCCGCGGCCCGTGTGAAACGCCGCGCGGATGCCCGCCCGGCCAAGGATGTAGCCGCCGGTCGGGAAGTCCGGCCCCTGCATCAGCTCCATCAGCTCGTCGATCTCGGTCTCCGGCGCCTCGATCAGGCGGATGGCGGCGTCGATCGTCTCGCCCAGGTTATGCGGGGGAATGTTCGTCGCCATGCCGACGGCGATGCCGCCCGCACCGTTGACGAGAAGGTTCGGATAGCGCGCCGGAAGCACCGTCGGCTCCCGGTCCTGGCCGTCGTAGTTCGGCTGGAAGTCGACGGTCTGCTTGTCCAGGTCCTCGACCAGCGCGCCCGCGGGCCGCGCCATGCGCACCTCGGTATAGCGCATGGCGGCTGGCGGATCGCCGTCGACCGAGCCGAAATTGCCCTGCCCGTCGATCAGCGGGACGCGCATGGAGAACGCCTGCGCCATCCGCACCAGCGCATCGTAGACCGCCTGGTCGCCGTGCGGGTGATACTTACCGATGACGTCGCCGACGACGCGCGCGGACTTGCGGTACGGCTTCGACCAGTCGTAGCCGTTCTCGTACATGGAATAGAGGATGCGCCGGTGGACGGGCTTGAGGCCGTCGCGCGCATCGGGCAGCGCCCGGCTCACGATCACGCTCATCGCGTAATCGAGATAGGAGCGCTTCATCTCCTCCTCGATCGTCACCGTGCCCGCGGCATGGCGCGGCGGTTCGGGGGTGTCTCCGGCGGGCGGTACCGTCGTCTCGTCCAAGGGGGGTGCTCTTCTTCCTGAAACGTCGCAAATCGGGCCCGGGAACCGCGGATTTTGCAGATGCGAAGCGCGCGCCCGGAATCGACGTCCGTTATAGAGTGTCGGCGTATGCGCCGCAATCTCGGCAGGCCACGCGGGCACCGCGCGCGGCCCCGCAGCAGGACGATGGCAAGACGCGGCGCCCCCCCGGACGCTTTACCGAACCCGCCGCATCGCGTAACTCTCCGCGCGGTTGAGTCTTCAGCACTGGGGAGTGCATCATGAGCGGTATCGACAACGATGGGGCCGCCCCCGCCGACTGGCAAGGTGTGTCCGGGGATGCGCCGGAGGCGTTCGGCAACGAGCTGACGATTGCGCAGGAAACCGGCAATGCCGGCTGCCGCCCGATGACCTGGGGCGAGCGTGCGCAGAGCGGTGCACTGCACGGCGGCGGGCTTGCGGGTTCCGTCGGCCTTGGCGTCGGCGGGGCGATGGTGATGCAGAACGCCCTGCCGGGACTGATCGGCGGCGGACTGGGCGACGACGACGGCGGCGGACGTAACGCGCTTCAGAACACCTCTGCAGTGCTGTTCGGCACTGGCCTCGTCATGGTGGGCCAGGGCGTGAGATACGGCGTGGAGAACGCCCGCGCCCTGCGCAACGAGACCTTCAATCCGGACACGCAGGTCTGCCAATAGGTGATATTTGTATTTTAATTTCTACTTTGGATTGCATTTACAGTCAGAATGAACAACATTCCCTAGCGTTAACTTAAAGCACTGGGGAGTGCATCATGAGTGGTATCGATACCGGCGGGGCCGTGCCCGCCGACTGGCAAAGCGCGTCCGGAGATGACCCGGAGGCGTTTGGCGGCGAGATGACTGTGGCGCAGGCACATGTCCATGACGGCGGCCTTGGCTGCCGGCCGATGACGGCGCAGGAACAGGCCGTTGACCTGGCGGGACATGCCGGGAACATGGGAATCGGCTTGATCGAAAGCCAGGTGGGACAGGTCGTGACCGGCGTCGGCGCAACCGTCTACATGGGCGGCGCGGCCGGTGGCGACGATCCCATGGCGCGCGGCACCCGCGATCTCGGCGCCGCGATGGTTTCCGGGGGTGTCGGCCTCATTATCGACGGCGGGCAGCGTGTCGTGAACTCGGCAATCGACCTCCGCAACGGTGCCCTCAACCCGAACGCCCAGATCTGCGACTAGGCGGCCCGGTCCGTCGGCCGGCCGCACGAAAAAGGCGGCGCCCCGTGGGGTGCCGCCTTTTCCGATTTCTCAGACTGGCCCCGTCCCGTCAGAACGGCCCGTCAGAACGGGATGTCGTCGTCGAACTCCTCGCCGCCGCGGGGTGCGCCGCCCCCGCCGCCGCCGCGCGGGCCACCGCCACCGCCGCCGCCGCGCCCGCCGCCATAGCCACCGCCGGAGCCGGAGCCGTAGTCGTCACCGCCGCCGCCGCCAGAACCGCCGCCTTCGCCGCGTCCGTCGAGCATGGTCAGCGTGCCGCCGAAGTTCTGGATCACCACCTCGGTCGTGTACCGGTCCTGACCCGTCTGGTCCTGCCACTTGCGGGTCTGGAGTGCCCCCTCGACATAGACCTTGGAGCCCTTGCGCAGATACTGCTCCACCACGCGGCACAGGCCTTCGGAGAAGATCACGACATTGTGCCACTCCGTCCGCTCCTTGCGCTCGCCCGAGTTGCGGTCGCGCCAGGTATCGGTGGTGGCGATGCGCAGGTTGGCGATCGGGCGCCCGTCCTGGGTGTGCCGGATCTCCGGATCCCGCCCGAGATTTCCGATCAGCATGACCTTGTTGAGACTTCCCGACATGTGCCGTTCCTTGCGCTTAACGATTCCGGACGCCGGACCTTAGACCAAGGGGCTGGCCCGGCCAACCGCGCCGAGCGCGCAGCCCCCGCCTATCCACAGCCCAGCAGGCATCCGGCGCGTCCGAGACCTCGCATGCGGGCATATGTTCTGTCAATGTTCACGCAGGCGGGCTCGCGGCGGGGCTTGATTCCCTCCGCCCCTCGTCGCACACGGATGCGGGGCCTACATGAGAGCCGGCGACCGGGATCCCCGGGACCGGACAGGAGACAGGCATGAACAAGTCGATCACGATCCGCGGCGCGCGCGAGCACAATCTGAAGAACGTCGACCTCGACCTGCCGCGCGACCGCCTGATCGTGTTCACCGGACTGTCGGGCTCGGGCAAGTCGTCGCTCGCCTTCGACACGATCTACGCCGAAGGCCAGCGCCGCTATGTCGAGAGCCTGTCGGCCTATGCGCGCCAGTTCCTCGAGCTGATGCAGAAGCCCGACGTCGACCATATCGAGGGGCTGTCGCCCGCCATCTCCATCGAGCAGAAGACGACGAGCCGGAACCCCCGCTCGACCGTCGGCACGGTGACGGAGATCTACGATTACATGCGCCTTCTCTGGGCGCGGGTGGGCGTGCCCTACTCGCCCGCGACCGGCTTGCCCATCGAGAGCCAGACCGTCAGCCAGATGGTCGACCGGACGATGGCGCTGGGCGAAGGCACGCGGCTCTACCTGCTCGCGCCCATGGTGCGCGGCCGCAAGGGCGAGTACCGCAAGGAGCTGGCGGAGCTTCAGGCCCGCGGCTTTCAGCGCGTGAAGATCGACGGCCAGTTCCACGACGTTTCCGAGGCGCCGGCGCTCGACAAGAAGTTCAAGCACGACATCGACGTCGTGGTGGACCGCATCGTCGTGAAGGAAGGGCTGGAGACGCGGCTCGCGGACTCCATCCAGACCGCACTCGGCCTCGCCGATGGAATCGCCGTCATGGAGTTCGCCGACCGCCAGACCGACAAGGGCGAGCCGGAGCGGCTGATCTTTTCGGAAAAATTCGCCTGCCCAGTCTCGGGCTTCACCATCGAGGAGGTGGAGCCGCGGCTCTTCTCCTTCAACAACCCGTTCGGCGCGTGCCCCACCTGCGACGGGCTCGGCACGCAGCTCGTCTTCGACGAAAACCTTATCGTGCCGGACGAGAGCCTGCCGCTGCGGGAGGCCATCGCCCCCTGGTCGCGGTCGGGTACCGCCTCGCCCTATTACATGCAGACGCTCGACTCGCTCGCGCGGCACTACAAGCTGTCGGTCCGCGACCCGTGGAACGATCTGCCGGAGCATGTGCGCCACGCGATCCTCTATGGCACGGGTACCGACGAGGTCACCTTCACCTATGACGACGGCCTGCGCCGCTACCAGGCGAAAAAGCCGTTCGAGGGCGTGCTGACGAACATCGAGCGGCGCTGGCGCGAAACCGAAAGCGCCTGGGTGCGCGAGGA
It contains:
- the gyrA gene encoding DNA gyrase subunit A, with the translated sequence MDETTVPPAGDTPEPPRHAAGTVTIEEEMKRSYLDYAMSVIVSRALPDARDGLKPVHRRILYSMYENGYDWSKPYRKSARVVGDVIGKYHPHGDQAVYDALVRMAQAFSMRVPLIDGQGNFGSVDGDPPAAMRYTEVRMARPAGALVEDLDKQTVDFQPNYDGQDREPTVLPARYPNLLVNGAGGIAVGMATNIPPHNLGETIDAAIRLIEAPETEIDELMELMQGPDFPTGGYILGRAGIRAAFHTGRGSVTIRAKTSIEQVGKDREAIIVHEIPYQVNKASLVEKIAELVREKRVEGISDLRDESDRLGIRVVVELKRDTNAEIVLNQLFRYSQLQTTFGVNALALNAGRPEQLDLKQLLMAFLTFREEVIARRTKFLLNKARDRAHVLVGLAVAVANVDEVIRLIRAAPDPATAREQLMARAWPAGEMIPFIRLIDDPRHKLEDDGTFRLSEEQARAILDLRLQRLTALGRDEIGNELTELGEKIADYLDILRSRVRVMEIIRSELMEIRNAFATPRKTEILDIEGELDDESLIAPEDMVVTVTHGGYIKRVPADTYRAQKRGGRGRSGMATREEDFVTRIFVANTLTPVLFFSTAGMAYMLKVWRLPIGTPQSRGKAMVNLLPLSEGESIATVLPVDRPEEDWGSLHVVFVTSRGNIRRNELSDFVNVRSNGKIAMKLDEGERLISVRICTENDDCLLTTRLGRTIRFPVTDVRVFKGRESTGVRGIRLAKGDEVIGLTVLSHVEMEVAERDAYFRQASATLRDGAEAVEEAMDEDESAGGEAVSLSMERYTELSALEQFVLVISTKGYGKRVSAHRIRTIGRGGQGVQLFPASAEGGKGRGTVAAAFRVEPTDEIVLVSNAGQLIRTRVSDISIQGRGAAGVTVFRTGPDEQVVSVARLAESGADDDEDDENGGGDGDAPAPTANDGPPAGDGPQEGGD
- a CDS encoding single-stranded DNA-binding protein, with protein sequence MSGSLNKVMLIGNLGRDPEIRHTQDGRPIANLRIATTDTWRDRNSGERKERTEWHNVVIFSEGLCRVVEQYLRKGSKVYVEGALQTRKWQDQTGQDRYTTEVVIQNFGGTLTMLDGRGEGGGSGGGGGDDYGSGSGGGYGGGRGGGGGGGPRGGGGGGAPRGGEEFDDDIPF